From Cystobacter fuscus DSM 2262:
CGGCCCAGGAGGCCAGGCCTCTCATCCTTCCATGCAGCGCAGTCTCACATCGCTTGCATTCGAGTTCTTATCGCTTTGTTGAATCACGAGAAAAACATCAACATCCCGATCTCGTTTCCTGAAAAACTAGAACAAACCAACATGGCTGTTTTCCGCGACCTTCCGTCTCCACGCATGTTAATCTCTCTCACGTTCTTCCCCCGACGGGAGAACGCTTCCTCCAAGGAAAACCATGACGACCATGCGCAACAGCGACAAGAGTTCGACTCGATTGATGCACCCCATGGCTGGACTCCTGACGGGCATGGTCCTGGCGCTCGCACAAGCCGGCTGCGGCGGTCCCGCCGAGCAAGACAACGAAGACATCGCCCACGTCGAACAGGCCTTGAGCGGCAACTTTTCGCAGAGCTGCTCGGGTATAGCGTTCTTGAACGACCGTTACCTCACGGCCTATTGCAAACGCGCCGATGGCACATCCGTCTACAGTGAGATCGATCTCAGCAAGTATCTGGTGAACGATGATGGCAATCTCAGGTGGCAGGTCGGCGGTGGGTTCCACACGTCGTGCAATTTCAAGATCTTCGGTGCCGTCGACAGCGAACTGTACTTCAACTGCAGGAAGAAGGACGGGAGCTACAAGGAAACGAGTCTGGTTCTCGATGAGAGAATCGTGAACATCAATGGCGTTCTGACGTACAGGCCATGATCGCCGCACCGAGAGGCCGTTCTCCGCGACACCGCGGCCCGCGATAGGACCTCGGAGGAGGACGGGCCGCGCTCGCCCAGGTGGAGCGGCTGCTGAAGGTGGTGCGGCACCGGGTGCTGCGGCCGTTGGAGAAAAGAGGGCGCAGCTCGATGGGCCGCTGCCGCCCGAGGTCCGGCGCGCGGCGCTCGAGCGGCTGGGAGACTCGTACTGGTGGGGACGCCGGCTCGCCCTCCGCCTCCTCACCCCAGCCCGGGCGCTCGCCTGGCTGTGTGGCACGTGGGATCCGGTGAAGGCACCCCTGCGCCATCGGCGGGAATTGCTCGCGGCGGCCCGTCCTCCCGAGCCCGAGAAAAGCTACCCGCCCGGGGGCTCGCGGGATGTGCCATGAACCCACCGGAGGCATCTCTCGGAGGTCGCACCCCGGGGATGACTGCCGCAACAACTCGCGCTCCCGCCGAC
This genomic window contains:
- a CDS encoding CVNH domain-containing protein, whose protein sequence is MTTMRNSDKSSTRLMHPMAGLLTGMVLALAQAGCGGPAEQDNEDIAHVEQALSGNFSQSCSGIAFLNDRYLTAYCKRADGTSVYSEIDLSKYLVNDDGNLRWQVGGGFHTSCNFKIFGAVDSELYFNCRKKDGSYKETSLVLDERIVNINGVLTYRP